Proteins from one Hoplias malabaricus isolate fHopMal1 chromosome 2, fHopMal1.hap1, whole genome shotgun sequence genomic window:
- the atp11a gene encoding phospholipid-transporting ATPase IH isoform X3, protein MDFSTIRSLISRYCAGEENWVDNRTVYIGHKEPPPGTEAYIPQRYPDNRIVSSKYTFWNFIPKNLFEQFRRIANFYFLIIFLVQLIIDTPTSPITSGLPLFFVITVTAIKQGYEDWLRHKADKAINQCPVHVVQHGKVVQKQSRKLQVGDIVLVKEDETFPCDLILLSTSRDDGTCFVTTASLDGESSHKTYYAVQDTKAFNTEEEVDTLQATIECEQPQPDLYKFVGRINIYLDRDEPIARPLGSENLLLRGATLKNTEYIYAVAIYTGMETKMALNYQSKSQKRSAVEKSMNAYLVVYLCILISKALINTVLKYVWQADPNRDEPWYNQKTETERQRHVLIRAFTDFLAFMVLFNYIIPVSMYVTVEMQKFLGSYFITWDDEMFDEELGEGALVNTSDLNEELGQVEYVFTDKTGTLTENNMEFIECCVDGHVYVPHAICNGQIMSGASSIDMIDSSPSAEGKEHEELFFRALCLCHTVQVKEEETVDGIKRGLHQGKSTSFYISSSPDEVALVEGMKRLGFTYMRLKDNHMEILNREDEIERFELLEVLNFDSVRRRMSVIVRSSSGELYLFCKGADSSIFPRVISGKVDQVRARVEHNAVEGLRTLCVAYKKLSWEEYEQVCHRLSSAKLALQDRDKKLAEAYDVIERDFILLGATAVEDRLQDKAADTIESLHKAGMKVWVLTGDKMETAAATCYASKLFHRNTQILELTTKRTEEQSLHDVLFDLSRTVLRHHGSMTRDTYTGLSGDFQDYGLIIDGATLSAVMKPSQGGSGGNYKEIFLDICRNCSAVLCCRMAPLQKAQIVKLIKASKEHPITLAIGDGANDVSMILEAHVGIGIMGKEGRQAARNSDYAIPKFKHLKKMLLVHGHYYYIRISELVQYFFYKNVCFIFPQFLYQFFCGFSQQPLYDTAYLTLYNISFTSLPILLYSLIEQHINMDILKRDPSLYRDIAKNSLLKWPIFVYWTFLGVFDAVVFFFGAFFLFDNTTFTSNGQLMATNTQMMFGNWTFGTLVFTVLVFTVTLKLALDTHYWTWINHFVIWGSLLFYIIFSLLWGGIIWPFLNYQRMYYVFMQMLASGPAWLSIILLIMVSLLPDVVKKVLCRAVWPTTTEKIQRMKPNRTFLAHSEDSLLDGAQTATDA, encoded by the exons TGTGCAGGGGAGGAGAACTGGGTGGACAACAGGACGGTGTATATTGGTCATAAAGAACCACCTCCAGGCACTGAAGCCTACATTCCTCAGAGATACCCCGACAACAGAATAGTCTCCTCAAAG TACACTTTCTGGAACTTTATACCGAAGAACTTGTTTGAGCAGTTTAGAAGAATTGCAAATTTTTACTTTCTAATTATCTTTCTTGTACAG TTAATTATCGATACCCCCACCAGTCCCATCACTAGTGGTTTACCGCTCTTTTTTGTCATCACAGTCACTGCCATCAAACAG GGCTATGAGGACTGGCTCAGGCACAAGGCAGACAAAGCCATCAACCAGTGTCCAGTTCATGTGGTTCAGCATGGTAAAGTAGTGCAGAAGCAGAGCCGCAAGCTGCAG GTGGGTGACATAGTTTTAGTGAAGGAGGATGAGACGTTCCCCTGTGACCTCATCCTGCTTTCCACAAGCAGAGACGATGGCACCTGTTTCGTCACCACTGCAAGTTTGGATGGAGAGTCCAGTCATAAG ACCTATTATGCAGTTCAGGACACCAAGGCCTTTAACACAGAAGAGGAGGTGGACACACTACAGGCTACTATAGAATGTGAACAACCCCAACCAGATCTATACAA ATTTGTGGGACGTATCAATATTTATTTGGACCGAGACGAGCCTATTGCAAG ACCTCTGGGTTCTGAGAACCTGCTGCTGCGAGGGGCCACCCTGAAAAACACAGAGTACATATATG CTGTGGCTATCTACACAGGCATGGAGACCAAAATGGCTCTGAACTACCAGTCCAAATCCCAGAAACGCTCAGCTGTGGAAAA GTCTATGAATGCGTACCTCGTTGTTTACTTGTGCATCCTGATCAGTAAAGCCCTGATCAATACGGTCCTCAAGTACGTGTGGCAGGCCGACCCGAACAGAGACGAGCCCTGGTACAACCAAAAAACAGAGACGGAAAGGCAGCGGCATGTA TTGATCCGAGCGTTCACTGACTTCTTGGCTTTCATGGTCCTCTTCAACTACATCATTCCTGTCTCTATGTACGTGACTGTGGAGATGCAGAAGTTTCTGGGCTCTTACTTCATCACATGGGATGACGAGATGTTTGATGAAGAGCTGGGTGAGGGCGCTCTTGTCAACACATCGGATCTTAACGAAGAGCTTGGACAG GTGGAGTATGTGTTCACTGATAAAACAGGAACTCTGACAGAAAACAACATGGAATTTATCGAGTGCTGTGTGGATGGCCATGTGTACGTACCTCATGCCATTTGCAACGGTCAGATCATGTCAGGAGCTTCCAGCATAGACATGATCGACTCTTCACCCAGCGCTGAGGGAAAG GAGCATGAGGAGCTGTTTTTCCgggcactgtgtttgtgtcacacGGTGCAGGTGAAAGAGGAGGAAACTGTGGACGGCATTAAGAGGGGACTTCACCAGGGGAAATCAACGTCCTTTTACATCTCCTCTTCCCCTGATGAGGTGGCACTGGTGGAGGGCATGAAGAg GCTGGGCTTCACCTACATGCGCTTGAAAGACAACCACATGGAGATTCTCAACAGGGAGGATGAGATTGAGAG GTTTGAGTTGCTGGAGGTGTTAAACTTCGACTCTGTGAGAAGGCGAATGAGTGTTATAGTCAGGTCCAGCTCAG GGGAGTTGTACCTGTTCTGTAAAGGTGCCGACTCTTCTATTTTCCCAAGGGTCATCTCTGGGAAAGTGGACCAGGTCCGGGCACGAGTAGAGCACAATGCTGTG GAGGGATTGCGGACCCTTTGCGTGGCCTATAAGAAGCTGAGTTGGGAGGAGTATGAGCAGGTGTGTCATCGTCTCAGCAGTGCTAAGCTGGCTCTGCAGGACCGAGACAAGAAGCTGGCTGAGGCTTATGACGTCATCGAAAGAGACTTTATCCTCCTAGGAGCCACAGCTGTCGAGGACAG GCTCCAGGACAAAGCAGCGGACACCATTGAGTCTCTGCACAAGGCTGGGATGAAGGTGTGGGTGTTGACGGGTGACAAGATGGAGACTGCTGCAGCTACCTGCTATGCCAGCAAGCTTTTCCACCGCAACACACAGATCCTGGAGCTCACCACCAAACGCACAGAGGAGCAGAGTCTGCATGATGTGCTGTTTGACCTCAGCAGGACAGTGCTCCGACACCACGGCAGCATGACCagagacacatacacagg actttCTGGTGATTTTCAGGACTACGGGCTGATTATTGATGGAGCGACACTGTCTGCAGTGATGAAGCCGTCTCAGGGTGGCAGTGGAGGAAACTATAAAGAGATTTTTTTGGATATTTGCAGAAACTGCAGCGCTGTGCTCTGCTGCCGAATGGCACCACTCCAGAAAGCACAG ATTGTTAAGCTGATCAAAGCCTCCAAAGAGCATCCCATCACTCTGGCTATTGGGGACGGGGCCAATGACGTCAGTATGATTCTGGAGGCTCATGTGGGCATAG GCATCATGGGTAAGGAGGGGCGTCAAGCGGCCCGTAATAGCGACTATGCAATCCCAAAATTCAAACACCTTAAAAAGATGCTGCTGGTGCATGGACACTACTACTACATCAGAATATCTGAGCTGGTGCAATACTTCTTTTACAAG aaTGTGTGCTTCATCTTTCCTCAGTTCCTTTATCAGTTCTTCTGTGGCTTCTCGCAGCAG CCATTATACGACACAGCATATCTTACTCTGTACAATATCAGCTTCACCTCCCTGCCCATCCTGCTGTACAGTCTTATTGAGCAGCACATCAACATGGACATCCTAAAACGGGACCCCTCGCTATACAG AGATATTGCAAAGAACTCACTACTGAAATGGCCCATCTTTGTTTATTGGACATTTCTGGGGGTCTTTGATGCAGTGGTCTTCTTTTTTGGTGCGTTTTTCCTGTTTGACAACACCACCTTCACCAGCAATGGACAG CTAATGGCCACCAACACACAGATG ATGTTTGGAAACTGGACGTTTGGAACTTTAGTGTTCACAGTGCTGGTATTTACGGTCACATTAAAG CTTGCTCTTGACACACACTACTGGACATGGATCAACCATTTTGTCATCTGGGGCTCACTGCTTTTCTACATCATCTTCTCACTCCTCTGGGGGGGAATTATTTG GCCGTTCCTGAACTACCAGAGGATGTACTATGTGTTCATGCAGATGCTGGCCAGTGGTCCAGCCTGGCTAAGTATCATCCTGCTGATCATGGTCAGTCTGCTGCCGGACGTGGTCAAGAAGGTCCTGTGTAGGGCAGTCTGGCCCACTACCACTGAGAAAATCCAG AGGATGAAACCCAATAGGACCTTTCTTGCACACAGTGAAGACTCACTGTTAGATGGGGCTCAGACCGCCACTGACGCATAA